Proteins from a genomic interval of Anolis sagrei isolate rAnoSag1 chromosome 1, rAnoSag1.mat, whole genome shotgun sequence:
- the TMEM37 gene encoding voltage-dependent calcium channel gamma-like subunit encodes MTAIAVQAQWLRAHGRPKKLFFETFIRSLIILCVAISVVLSSIAVCDGHWLFAKGKLFGLWHFCTISNNSALKCDTNLTLANVRGLNIGMTLARSMVSFAVVVAIFGLELLMVSQVCEDINSRRKWSMGSVLILASFLLSSAGVLSFLILLRDYISFTGFTLTFWCEFIAAFLFFLNGISGLHLNHLTFPWSRLRKINNDDQQFC; translated from the exons ATGACAGCCATCGCCGTGCAG GCCCAGTGGCTGCGTGCTCATGGAAGGCCTAAGAAGTTGTTTTTTGAGACTTTTATCCGGAGCCTCATTATCCTCTGCGTTGCAATATCCGTTGTCCTGTCTTCCATCGCAGTGTGTGATGGCCACTGGCTGTTTGCCAAAGGAAAGCTCTTTGGATTGTGGCACTTCTGTACCATCAGCAACAACAGTGCCCTCAAATGTGACACCAACCTGACTTTGGCCAACGTCAGAGGGTTGAACATAGGAATGACTCTTGCAAGAAGTATGGTGTCTTTTGCTGTCGTGGTGGCCATCTTTGGCTTGGAACTTCTCATGGTCTCACAAGTGTGTGAAGACATCAACTCAAGAAGAAAATGGTCAATGGGATCGGTCCTCATTCTTGCCTCTTTTCTGCTCTCATCAGCTGGGGTGCTGAGCTTCTTAATCCTTCTGAGGGACTACATCTCCTTCACAGGCTTTACACTGACCTTCTGGTGTGAGTTTATTGctgccttccttttcttccttaatGGAATCAGCGGACTTCATCTTAATCACCTAACCTTTCCATGGAGCAGATTGAGAAAAATTAACAATGATGACCAACAGTTCTGCTAA